From the genome of Populus trichocarpa isolate Nisqually-1 chromosome 15, P.trichocarpa_v4.1, whole genome shotgun sequence, one region includes:
- the LOC7474864 gene encoding protein transport protein SEC13 homolog B, translating to MPSQKIETGHEDTVHDVAMDYYGKRIATASSDHSIKIIGVNNNTSQHLANLTGHQGPVWQVAWAHPKFGSLLASCSYDGRVIIWKEGNQNDWTQAHVFEDHKSSVNSIAWAPHELGLSLACGSSDGNISVFTARADGNWDTSRIDQAHPVGVTSVSWAPSTAPGALVGSGLLDPVQKLCSGGCDNTVKVWKLYNGNWKLDCFPALNMHTDWVRDVAWAPNLGLPKSTIASVSQDGKVIIWTVAKEGDQWEGKVLHDFKAPVWRVSWSLTGNILAVADGNNNVTLWKEAVDGEWQQVTTVDA from the coding sequence ATGCCTTCTCAAAAAATTGAAACTGGTCATGAGGACACTGTCCATGATGTGGCAATGGATTACTATGGAAAGCGGATTGCAACTGCCTCATCGGatcattcaatcaaaataattggGGTTAACAACAATACTTCTCAACATCTTGCAAATCTGACCGGGCACCAAGGCCCAGTTTGGCAAGTAGCATGGGCTCACCCGAAATTTGGTTCTTTACTTGCTTCTTGCTCTTATGATGGCCGAGTCATAATATGGAAGGAGGGTAATCAGAATGACTGGACCCAGGCTCATGTTTTTGAGGATCACAAATCATCTGTCAATTCCATTGCTTGGGCACCTCATGAACTGGGGCTTTCTTTGGCATGTGGTTCATCTGATGGGAATATTTCTGTTTTTACTGCTCGTGCTGATGGCAACTGGGACACATCAAGGATTGATCAAGCTCACCCGGTTGGTGTAACCTCTGTTTCATGGGCTCCATCCACTGCACCTGGTGCCCTTGTTGGTTCTGGTTTGCTTGACCCTGTGCAGAAGCTTTGTTCAGGTGGCTGTGATAATACTGTCAAAGTGTGGAAACTTTACAACGGGAACTGGAAGCTGGACTGTTTTCCAGCTCTCAACATGCATACTGATTGGGTGAGGGATGTTGCTTGGGCACCCAACTTGGGCCTTCCCAAATCTACCATTGCTAGTGTCTCACAGGATGGGAAGGTTATTATATGGACTGTGGCGAAGGAAGGTGATCAATGGGAAGGTAAGGTTTTACATGACTTCAAGGCTCCTGTCTGGAGGGTCTCCTGGTCCCTAACTGGAAACATACTGGCTGTTGCTGATGGGAACAACAATGTCACGTTGTGGAAAGAAGCTGTAGATGGGGAATGGCAACAGGTGACAACTGTTGATGCCTAG